Proteins encoded within one genomic window of Halodesulfurarchaeum formicicum:
- the hemC gene encoding hydroxymethylbilane synthase — protein MSTQGPLELATRGSDLALRQASQVQSWLADHRIETDLHEVETRGDRIEDALIQDLGKTGAFVRELDRLIVEETVDGAVHSMKDVPTDEPEEITIAAVPGRGPVGDVLVTPDGDTLDGLPSGATVGTSSLRRGAQLQARRPDLEIEPLRGNVDTRLEKVLAPTLQSEHEARLAAEEDEDVSAPDELSVEEWFDSLAEIERAALGREVEVEYDGIVLAKAGLSRSGLLDAVPTHDLPVESHVPAAGQGALAVAAKDGSAAAEAIHEALDHAPARIATTVERIIMQELGAGCVAPLGIHATLQGDVVRTTVQVLSRDGSETIAETRALEVNRYAAAAREFAADLADRGADTLIQEAKRE, from the coding sequence ATGAGTACACAGGGCCCGCTCGAACTCGCGACGCGGGGCTCGGATCTGGCGCTTCGACAGGCCAGTCAGGTCCAGTCCTGGCTCGCGGACCACCGGATCGAAACGGATCTTCACGAGGTCGAGACCCGAGGCGATCGAATCGAGGACGCGTTGATCCAGGATCTGGGGAAAACCGGGGCGTTCGTCAGAGAACTCGACCGCCTGATCGTCGAGGAGACCGTCGACGGAGCCGTTCACTCCATGAAGGACGTGCCGACCGACGAGCCCGAGGAGATCACCATCGCGGCCGTGCCCGGTCGTGGGCCGGTCGGCGACGTGCTGGTCACTCCCGACGGGGACACACTCGATGGACTGCCCTCGGGCGCGACCGTCGGGACGTCGAGTCTCCGGCGCGGGGCCCAGTTGCAGGCCCGCCGGCCCGATCTGGAAATCGAGCCGCTCCGGGGGAACGTCGACACCCGACTGGAGAAGGTTCTCGCACCCACACTGCAGAGCGAACACGAGGCGCGGCTGGCGGCCGAGGAAGACGAGGACGTGAGCGCGCCGGACGAACTGTCGGTCGAGGAGTGGTTCGACTCCCTGGCCGAGATCGAGCGGGCCGCCCTGGGTCGGGAGGTCGAGGTCGAGTACGACGGGATCGTGCTCGCGAAAGCGGGGCTCTCCCGGAGTGGCCTCCTCGATGCGGTCCCGACACACGATCTTCCCGTGGAGTCCCACGTCCCCGCCGCGGGACAGGGTGCGCTGGCGGTCGCTGCAAAGGACGGCTCGGCCGCCGCCGAGGCCATCCACGAGGCGCTGGACCACGCGCCGGCCCGCATCGCCACGACGGTCGAGCGGATAATCATGCAGGAACTCGGCGCCGGCTGTGTCGCCCCGCTGGGCATCCACGCGACCCTGCAGGGCGACGTGGTCAGGACCACGGTACAGGTCCTCAGCCGCGACGGGAGCGAGACGATCGCCGAGACGCGGGCGCTGGAGGTGAACCGATACGCGGCGGCAGCCCGCGAGTTCGCTGCCGATCTGGCCGACCGCGGGGCCGACACCCTGATTCAGGAGGCGAAGCGCGAATGA
- the hemL gene encoding glutamate-1-semialdehyde 2,1-aminomutase, with amino-acid sequence MNLESSRDLYDRALSVLPGGVNSPVRASYPYPAFIERGDGAHVIDADGNRYIDYVAGYGPVLLGHSLPDRVIAAIQSQVSDGPMYGAPTEVEVELAEFITRHVPSIEMVRFVNSGTEATTAAVRLARGYTGRDKVVIMQGGYHGAQESTLIEGDQHEAAPSSPGVPAEFAANTIPVPFNDEGAVEAVFEDHGSEIAAVLTEPLLGNQGIVMPQPGYHETLRELTREHGALLIFDEVMTGFRVGGLGCAQSHFGIEPDLTTLAKVIGGGFPIGAIGGRTEIMESLTPAGDVFEAGTFSGHPVTMTAGLETLRYAAEENVYEHLSDLGEQLRSGLVDIVADQAPAYTVTGIDSMFKVIFTRDGPAQTGACSAGCRQDPDCPHSQACPKNAGDVNAAATDRWERVFYHQMREQGVLLTPNQFESEFLTAAHTAEDIEETLEAYKAVL; translated from the coding sequence ATGAATCTGGAGTCCTCACGTGACCTGTACGACCGCGCGCTTTCGGTCCTCCCTGGCGGGGTGAACTCCCCCGTTCGGGCGAGCTATCCCTACCCCGCGTTCATCGAGCGCGGCGACGGGGCCCACGTCATCGACGCCGACGGCAACCGCTACATCGACTACGTGGCCGGCTACGGCCCGGTCCTCCTGGGCCACTCGCTCCCGGATCGCGTGATCGCGGCGATCCAGTCCCAGGTCAGCGACGGGCCGATGTACGGCGCGCCCACGGAGGTCGAGGTCGAACTCGCGGAGTTCATCACACGCCACGTGCCCAGCATCGAGATGGTCCGCTTCGTGAACTCGGGCACCGAGGCCACGACGGCCGCCGTGCGACTCGCCCGCGGCTACACGGGCCGGGACAAGGTCGTGATCATGCAGGGCGGCTATCACGGGGCCCAGGAGAGCACGCTGATCGAGGGCGACCAGCACGAGGCCGCTCCGTCCAGTCCCGGCGTCCCCGCCGAATTCGCCGCCAACACGATTCCCGTCCCGTTCAACGACGAGGGGGCGGTCGAGGCGGTCTTCGAGGACCACGGCTCGGAGATCGCCGCCGTGCTCACCGAGCCGCTGCTGGGCAACCAGGGCATCGTCATGCCCCAGCCGGGGTATCACGAGACGCTTCGCGAACTCACCCGGGAACACGGTGCACTCCTGATCTTCGATGAGGTCATGACCGGGTTCCGGGTCGGCGGCCTGGGCTGTGCCCAGAGTCACTTCGGGATCGAACCCGACCTGACGACGCTGGCGAAGGTCATCGGCGGCGGGTTCCCGATCGGGGCGATCGGGGGCCGAACCGAGATCATGGAGTCCCTGACCCCCGCCGGCGACGTCTTCGAGGCCGGGACCTTCTCCGGACACCCGGTCACCATGACCGCGGGACTGGAGACGCTGCGCTATGCCGCCGAGGAGAACGTCTACGAGCACCTGTCCGACCTGGGAGAACAGCTCCGATCGGGGCTGGTGGACATCGTGGCCGATCAGGCCCCCGCCTACACGGTGACGGGCATCGACAGCATGTTCAAGGTCATCTTCACCCGGGACGGGCCGGCCCAGACGGGGGCCTGTTCGGCCGGGTGTCGCCAGGATCCGGACTGCCCGCACAGCCAGGCCTGCCCGAAGAACGCAGGCGACGTGAACGCCGCGGCGACCGACCGCTGGGAGCGGGTCTTCTATCACCAGATGCGCGAGCAGGGAGTCCTACTCACCCCCAACCAGTTCGAATCCGAGTTCCTCACCGCCGCTCACACCGCCGAGGACATCGAGGAGACGTTGGAAGCCTACAAGGCCGTCCTGTAG
- the hemB gene encoding porphobilinogen synthase, with product MEQTRRPRRLRQDGIRELVRETTVSPSDLIAPVFVDATIDERVEIPSMPGHERVPLDQITERVEEVLATGIEAVILFGVPQEKDAEGSRAWAEDGVIQEATRRVSEATEAYLITDVCLCEYTDHGHCGVLEPGAPEDVTLTVDNDPTLEHIARTAVSHAEAGADMVAPSGMMDGMVGALREALDEAGFEHTPIMSYAAKYESAFYGPFRDAADGAPSFGDRRHYQMDPGNAEEAMREVALDVEQGADVLMVKPALPYLDVVRAVDQSFEYPVAAYNVSGEYAMLHAAAEKGWLDLEATALESLQSIKRAGADLILTYFAEDVARRL from the coding sequence ATGGAACAGACCCGACGCCCCAGACGCCTGCGCCAGGACGGTATTCGCGAGCTGGTCAGGGAGACGACAGTCTCCCCGTCGGACCTGATCGCGCCCGTGTTCGTGGACGCGACGATCGACGAACGGGTCGAGATCCCCTCGATGCCCGGCCACGAGCGGGTCCCGCTGGACCAGATCACGGAGCGAGTCGAGGAAGTGCTCGCGACCGGCATCGAGGCCGTGATTCTCTTCGGGGTACCCCAGGAGAAAGACGCCGAGGGCTCACGGGCCTGGGCCGAGGACGGCGTCATCCAGGAAGCGACCCGTCGCGTGAGCGAGGCGACTGAGGCGTACCTCATCACAGACGTCTGTCTCTGTGAGTACACCGACCACGGCCACTGTGGCGTACTGGAGCCCGGCGCGCCCGAGGACGTGACACTCACGGTCGACAACGACCCGACCCTCGAACACATCGCCCGAACCGCAGTCTCCCACGCCGAGGCAGGGGCAGACATGGTCGCCCCGAGCGGAATGATGGACGGGATGGTCGGGGCCCTGCGAGAGGCACTCGACGAGGCGGGCTTCGAGCACACCCCGATCATGAGCTACGCGGCGAAGTACGAGTCCGCGTTCTACGGGCCCTTCCGGGACGCCGCCGACGGCGCACCGAGTTTCGGGGATCGCCGCCACTACCAGATGGACCCGGGGAACGCCGAGGAAGCCATGCGCGAGGTCGCCCTCGACGTCGAGCAGGGGGCCGACGTGCTGATGGTCAAACCCGCCTTGCCCTACCTCGACGTCGTCCGGGCGGTCGACCAGTCCTTCGAGTACCCCGTCGCGGCCTACAACGTCAGCGGGGAGTACGCCATGCTCCACGCGGCCGCGGAGAAGGGGTGGCTCGACCTCGAAGCGACGGCCCTCGAATCCCTCCAGTCGATCAAGCGGGCCGGCGCGGATCTGATCCTCACCTACTTCGCCGAGGACGTCGCCAGGCGGCTGTAG
- a CDS encoding heterodisulfide reductase-related iron-sulfur binding cluster has product MVLLAQASDITREAFWQISHAGELVFYYLTIVAVLLFAYGFYRRVERYRQGDEDPFERLDDLVDRIVEATKIVGSNVKQFDRDFFAGLMHSFIFWGFLALLMTTTIVAFEMDVWVKLLQQDRFFVGDFYQSVSMMADIMGFVFVVGMAMALSQRYVTRKDRLWGEHTRLEDDLFVWALFLLGVGGFLQESIRIVGAGMPEFETVSVVGYALASVFTGLGMDPEMAATLYRPLWWSHALLALGFVATVPYAKPVHMLTSYANVVTRDPKAGVRLPGVPEDASPEEIGTTDIEDFSWKQLLDHDACTKCGRCTSVCPANQSGRPLDPRNVILDLRKYGRELEAGETEEIPIISGEEESVIDPETMESCMTCMACVDACPVEIEHVTQFTEMNRRLTESGAMDENVQEAMMGLFQQGNSFGEPEAQRAEWTEELEFDIPDARETEVDYLWYVGDYPSFDDRNQKVARSLARIFEAADVSYGILYEDEKNAGNDIRRVGEEGLFEMLAMENIETFESVDYDQMVTTDPHAYNTFKNEYEQFGWERGDDVVHYTQVVEDLVESGALPLEGTELDTRATFHDPCHLGRYNDEFEAPRAVLDSTGAELDEMPRNKSDSYCCGGGGGGLWLDPDEDEKPAEERIREALEDTDGGEDVDQFVVSCPMCMTMYEDGAKSGGYQDDIEVVDLAEMVWDALEANGAAESVAAD; this is encoded by the coding sequence ATGGTGCTACTCGCACAGGCAAGTGATATCACGCGTGAAGCGTTCTGGCAGATCAGCCACGCGGGGGAACTGGTCTTCTACTACCTCACGATCGTGGCGGTCCTGCTGTTCGCCTACGGCTTTTACCGCCGTGTCGAGCGCTATCGGCAGGGGGACGAGGATCCCTTCGAGCGGCTCGATGACCTCGTCGATCGAATCGTGGAGGCGACCAAGATCGTCGGAAGTAACGTAAAACAGTTCGACAGGGACTTCTTCGCGGGGTTGATGCACTCCTTCATCTTCTGGGGGTTCCTGGCGCTTTTGATGACGACGACGATCGTCGCCTTCGAGATGGACGTCTGGGTGAAACTGCTCCAGCAGGATCGCTTTTTCGTCGGTGACTTCTACCAGTCGGTCTCGATGATGGCCGACATCATGGGCTTTGTCTTCGTGGTCGGGATGGCCATGGCCCTGAGCCAGCGCTACGTGACCCGAAAGGACCGGCTCTGGGGTGAACACACCCGACTGGAGGACGACCTCTTCGTCTGGGCACTGTTCCTGCTCGGCGTCGGCGGGTTCCTCCAGGAGTCGATTCGCATCGTCGGTGCCGGCATGCCCGAGTTCGAGACCGTGAGCGTCGTCGGCTACGCGCTCGCCTCGGTCTTCACGGGCCTCGGCATGGACCCCGAGATGGCCGCAACCCTCTACCGCCCGCTCTGGTGGTCCCACGCCCTGCTCGCGCTGGGCTTTGTCGCCACGGTGCCCTACGCGAAGCCGGTGCACATGCTCACGAGCTACGCGAACGTGGTGACACGCGATCCGAAGGCCGGCGTTCGCCTGCCGGGCGTTCCGGAGGACGCCAGCCCCGAGGAGATCGGCACCACGGATATCGAGGACTTCTCCTGGAAGCAACTGCTCGATCACGACGCCTGTACGAAGTGTGGCCGGTGTACCTCGGTGTGTCCGGCCAACCAGTCCGGTCGCCCGCTCGACCCGCGAAACGTCATCCTCGACCTGCGGAAGTACGGGCGGGAACTCGAAGCCGGCGAGACCGAGGAGATCCCGATCATCTCCGGCGAGGAGGAGTCGGTCATCGACCCGGAGACCATGGAGTCCTGTATGACCTGCATGGCCTGTGTCGATGCCTGTCCGGTCGAGATCGAGCACGTCACGCAGTTCACGGAGATGAACCGTCGGCTCACCGAGTCCGGCGCGATGGACGAGAACGTCCAGGAGGCCATGATGGGCCTCTTCCAGCAGGGCAACTCCTTCGGCGAGCCGGAAGCCCAGCGCGCGGAGTGGACCGAGGAACTCGAGTTCGACATTCCGGACGCCCGCGAGACCGAGGTCGATTACCTCTGGTACGTGGGTGACTACCCGAGTTTCGACGACCGGAACCAGAAGGTCGCCCGCTCGCTGGCCCGGATCTTCGAGGCCGCGGACGTCTCCTATGGCATCCTCTACGAGGACGAGAAGAACGCCGGGAACGACATCCGCCGCGTGGGCGAGGAAGGGCTCTTCGAGATGCTCGCGATGGAGAACATCGAGACCTTCGAGTCCGTGGACTACGACCAGATGGTCACCACGGACCCCCACGCCTACAACACCTTCAAGAACGAGTACGAGCAGTTCGGCTGGGAGCGCGGTGACGACGTGGTTCACTACACCCAGGTCGTCGAGGACCTCGTCGAGTCCGGCGCGCTGCCCCTGGAGGGCACGGAACTGGACACCCGCGCCACCTTCCACGACCCGTGTCACCTCGGCCGCTACAACGACGAGTTCGAGGCCCCGCGTGCGGTGCTCGACTCCACGGGCGCCGAACTCGACGAGATGCCCCGGAACAAGTCCGACTCCTACTGCTGTGGTGGCGGTGGCGGCGGCCTCTGGCTCGACCCCGACGAGGACGAGAAGCCGGCCGAAGAGCGCATTCGGGAGGCCCTGGAGGACACCGACGGCGGCGAGGACGTCGATCAGTTCGTCGTCTCCTGTCCGATGTGTATGACCATGTACGAGGACGGCGCCAAATCCGGCGGCTACCAGGACGACATCGAGGTCGTCGACCTCGCGGAGATGGTCTGGGACGCACTCGAGGCAAACGGCGCTGCCGAGTCGGTCGCCGCGGACTGA
- a CDS encoding CRISPR-associated protein Cas4, with protein MSERLALSDLALAAFCPRKLYYARQDDRSPPPEHAAALELSRQYETLLADPDSTPAADLAVPRGTFYERLRALRSSHPRWADLVDPDRTDVLLTGKDVRGRVAKVLADSLAPTIVSAGSPPPEGVWQPQTVKAVGAAKALAWTASTEVETAYVEYPRHGIVRSVPLTTRRKATYRRTLRAVRSMDGPPPRIGDDAKCETCRFAGECGTQTRSLASLLPGG; from the coding sequence GTGTCCGAACGCCTCGCACTCTCCGATCTGGCCCTCGCGGCGTTCTGCCCGCGGAAACTCTACTACGCCAGGCAGGACGACCGCTCGCCGCCGCCCGAACACGCGGCGGCACTCGAATTGAGCCGCCAGTACGAAACACTCCTCGCCGATCCGGACTCGACGCCGGCGGCCGACCTCGCAGTCCCGAGGGGGACGTTTTACGAGCGGCTTCGAGCGCTCCGGTCGTCCCACCCTCGCTGGGCCGACCTGGTCGACCCCGATCGAACGGACGTGCTTCTCACGGGCAAAGACGTTCGCGGGCGCGTCGCGAAAGTGCTCGCCGACTCGCTCGCGCCGACGATCGTCTCCGCCGGCTCGCCCCCGCCGGAGGGGGTCTGGCAGCCACAGACGGTCAAAGCTGTCGGGGCGGCCAAGGCACTCGCCTGGACGGCATCGACCGAAGTCGAGACGGCCTACGTCGAGTACCCCCGGCACGGAATCGTTCGCTCGGTGCCGCTCACGACCCGTCGGAAGGCAACCTATCGGCGCACCCTTAGAGCCGTCCGGTCGATGGACGGCCCGCCACCCCGGATCGGCGACGACGCCAAGTGCGAGACCTGTCGCTTCGCTGGTGAGTGTGGGACACAGACCCGTTCGCTCGCCTCGCTCCTGCCCGGCGGCTAG
- a CDS encoding L-threonylcarbamoyladenylate synthase, with the protein MAERLDGRQDDAITRAAAALGRGELVVYPTETVYGLGADALDPAAIDRVFDAKHRDRDEPVSLAVPSAAAARDYVTPSEREAEFMAAFLPGPVTVVLERKPIVPDVLTGGRATVGIRVPDHAVAQALLAEFAPITATSANVSGRPSATRPEAVDPELEAAVAVILEAGRTGGAGSTVVDVATDELLREGPEADAIRDWLASH; encoded by the coding sequence ATGGCCGAACGGCTCGACGGACGGCAGGACGACGCCATAACGCGAGCGGCCGCGGCGCTCGGTCGGGGCGAACTCGTCGTCTACCCCACCGAGACGGTCTACGGGCTGGGGGCCGACGCCCTCGACCCAGCGGCGATCGATCGGGTGTTCGACGCGAAGCACCGGGACCGAGACGAACCGGTCTCGCTCGCGGTTCCCAGCGCCGCGGCGGCCCGGGACTACGTCACCCCGAGCGAGCGGGAAGCCGAGTTCATGGCTGCGTTCCTGCCCGGCCCGGTGACGGTGGTCCTCGAACGGAAGCCGATCGTCCCGGACGTGCTCACGGGCGGTCGGGCGACGGTCGGCATCCGGGTGCCTGACCACGCGGTCGCCCAGGCGTTGCTGGCGGAATTCGCACCGATCACCGCCACCAGCGCCAACGTCAGCGGCCGACCCAGCGCGACCCGCCCCGAAGCCGTCGACCCCGAACTCGAAGCGGCCGTGGCCGTGATCCTCGAAGCCGGCCGGACCGGTGGCGCCGGGAGCACAGTGGTCGACGTGGCAACCGACGAGTTGCTCAGGGAGGGCCCGGAGGCTGATGCCATCCGGGACTGGCTCGCGAGCCACTAG
- a CDS encoding TIGR00725 family protein, giving the protein MRVSVIGGSSVDAETDELAEELGERLGERGHDVVCGGLTGVMEAVAAGMAETGGRTIGILPGDDRAAANPHIDVPIATGLGNARNVLVVRNGDAVIAIDGGYGTLSELAHALDLDRPVAGIETHDVAGVEAVDSPSAAIEYVESVV; this is encoded by the coding sequence ATGCGAGTCAGTGTCATCGGTGGCAGTTCCGTGGACGCAGAAACCGACGAGCTGGCCGAAGAACTCGGCGAGCGACTCGGCGAGCGCGGCCACGACGTTGTCTGTGGCGGGCTCACGGGCGTGATGGAGGCGGTCGCTGCGGGGATGGCCGAAACGGGCGGCCGGACCATCGGCATCCTTCCCGGGGACGACCGTGCGGCGGCCAACCCCCACATCGACGTGCCGATCGCGACCGGACTGGGAAACGCCAGGAACGTGCTGGTCGTCCGGAACGGCGACGCGGTGATCGCCATTGATGGGGGCTACGGCACGCTCTCGGAACTCGCTCACGCGCTGGATCTGGACCGGCCGGTGGCGGGGATCGAAACCCACGACGTGGCCGGCGTCGAAGCCGTCGATTCGCCGTCCGCGGCGATCGAATACGTCGAATCGGTCGTCTAG